The following proteins come from a genomic window of Dysidea avara chromosome 12, odDysAvar1.4, whole genome shotgun sequence:
- the LOC136240158 gene encoding serine/threonine-protein kinase TAO3-like, translating into MPWWGSNRPKLLETAEFHVIDDLKISTQLGAGSYGTVYCAEYDGTPCVAKEIHPYLTKVTKDGRDGPTPLDICIKEINTLSSLRHPSIVQFLGVYFRNKSHVPILVMERMWKSLSTILDERPNQLPLLIKTHILYDVACGLQYLHGQKNPVVHRDLNANNILLTKNLEAKIGDLGQAKALVSEHSVKLSTKPGNPAHMPPEALKHKPTYDSKLDIFSFGCTIIHTITENFPLPTDQYVPSESDPNSFVIQPEVERREEFINQLTSSKHYTFQQIAIQCLQDAPINRPTAPDLCKDLEKLVRTSEAELPKLAKQYKEDKLFLIRLLKSEEIELEHAQKETKKVQEEIKSQSHSFQMKLAEQKEINEKLSATCKNEVDRLRGEITAKKDEVEEANAKIAELQRKVQMKFEKEIATQEELAELKKINNHLTRACKTEVDQLKIELNIKEDAVKQADESIVKLQQEIQTYQIKVVNEATKLSEKDDKIANLEGNIQEVNDTLRAYMEETNILLTAKKDLINKNSVLTQELTELRKRCKVQQSTLNKQKDEISSFQSKQRGKIITNTGSHLHQFLLELQHINENEHQQLQQKRQSYVDAINHIEEIVVDLSTQLSDMQKKHATLKQQLDEKSYSLTTLESSHSKLQKNLSTIEEELKLTEESNAALQKIVENKKDLYRKLQKEYKDKDESLKRKESEVEIQKREHADEIRNLNSQHSRNVQSLEKGHDMQVSQTAVQEVAVLMKEETQCRSDLIKITEDRFKQLQNELKGSTKIQKDLKRQIKQHERIIKEKDKYIKDLENTRSVKPTDLFQFNIQWYAHLSLPVKMIRASATILKDRVFVSGGYQQIFPQGKDLNSILDSLESGNRLFCFHTTKCRYDSIASPVVLGGVTIVNGQCVLVSGAEGNTLTGNVYVLCEEGSDEQWKKFSEPVPTPRILPCVCCYQGKWLIVCGGYTCKEGSNLLEVVNVMEILDIRKGEWYTLPDEKCPGVSTVLCCTVVAENLYITGDGKFFKNNFDKVTTAVTRKSASDIPQWSDVDLQIEELRGNLHPFSVVEVNGQPMIITSISGSEDDVTCVLMKDTTDTWKKMSEAVECQHCSAVVVTPTLELLLFGGSEKVASDEPTDICQCGALTPSLNIRDYPIQDTSEELPKPTANTLHIQGRYTVLCCVCLLRMLYI; encoded by the exons ATGCCGTGGTGGGGATCAAATAGGCCCAAACTACTGGAGACTGCTGAGTTTCATGTCATAGATGACCTCAAGATTTCAACTCAACTAGGTGCTGGTTCTTATGGCACCGTATACTGTGCAGAGTACGACGGTACACCATGTGTGGCTAAGGAGATACATCCTTACCTGACTAAGGTTACAAAAGATGGTAGAGATGGCCCTACACCATTAGATATCTGTATAAAGGAGATCAATACTCTCAGTTCTTTGCGACATCCTAGCATTGTTCAATTTCTAGGTGTCTATTTTAGAAATAAATCACATGTACCGATTCTTGTGATGGAGAGGATGTGGAAGAGTTTATCTACTATACTCGATGAACGACCCAACCAACTACCATTGTTGATCAAGACACATATCCTCTATGATGTAGCTTGTGGTTTACAATATCTGCATGGTCAGAAAAATCCAGTAGTTCATCGTGACCTGAATGCTAACAACATTTTGTTAACTAAAAATTTGGAGGCAAAAATAGGAGATCTTGGACAAGCTAAAGCCTTAGTAAGTGAACACTCAGTAAAATTATCAACAAAACCAGGGAATCCTGCTCACATGCCTCCTGAGGCATTAAAGCACAAGCCAACCTATGATTCCAAGTTGGATATATTCTCATTTGGTTGTACTATTATTCATACAATAACTGAAAATTTTCCACTACCAACTGATCAGTATGTACCATCTGAAAGTGATCCAAATTCATTTGTAATACAACCTGAAGTTGAAAGAAGAGAAGAATTCATCAACCAGTTGACCAGCAGCAAACACTACACGTTTCAGCAAATTGCAATTCAGTGCTTACAAGATGCACCCATTAATAGACCCACTGCACCAGATCTTTGTAAAGATTTGGAAAAGCTTGTGCGGACATCTGAGGCTGAATTGCCCAAACTGGCTAAACAATACAAAGAGGACAAGCTTTTTCTCATACGATTATTGAAATCTGAAGAAATTGAGCTGGAACATGCacaaaaagaaacaaaaaagGTACAAGAGGAGATTAAGAGCCAAAGCCACTCATTTCAAATGAAGCTGGCTGAGCAAAAGGAGATAAATGAAAAACTGTCTGCAACATGTAAAAATGAGGTGGATAGATTAAGGGGAGAAATAACTGCAAAAAAAGATGAAGTTGAAGAAGCTAATGCAAAAATTGCAGAATTACAGCGAAAAGTACAGATGAAGTTTGAAAAGGAAATAGCCACACAGGAAGAACTAGCTGAGCTAAAGAAAATTAATAATCATTTGACTAGAGCATGTAAAACCGAGGTAGATCAGCTAAAAATTGAACTGAACATTAAAGAAGATGCAGTTAAGCAAGCTGATGAAAGCATTGTAAAGCTACAACAAGAGATACAAACATACCAGATAAAAGTTGTAAATGAAGCAACTAAGCTTTCTGAAAAGGATGATAAAATTGCAAATTTAGAAGGCAACATACAAGAAGTTAATGATACCTTAAGAGCTTACATGGAAGAAACTAATATATTATTGACAGCTAAAAAAGACCTCATTAACAAAAATAGTGTCCTTACACAGGAGCTAACTGAACTGAGGAAGAGATGCAAAGTACAGCAGTCAACTCTTAACAAACAGAAAGATGAAATATCTAGCTTCCAATCAAAGCAAAGAGGAAAGATAATAACTAATACAGGATCACACTTACACCAATTTCTTTTAGAGTTACAGCACATAAACGAGAATGAACATCAACAACTACAACAGAAGCGTCAATCATATGTTGATGCCATTAACCACATAGAAGAGATAGTGGTTGATCTTTCAACTCAGTTGTCTGATATGCAGAAGAAACACGCTACACTAAAACAACAACTTGATGAAAAGTCGTATAGCCTAACCACATTAGAATCTTCCCATAGTAAACTACAAAAAAACCTTTCTACTATAGAAGAGGAGTTGAAGTTAACAGAAGAAAGCAATGCAGCTCTCCAAAAAATAGTAGAAAACAAGAAAGACTTGTACAGAAAACTTCAAAAAGAATACAAAGACAAAGATGAATCATTAAAAAGAAAAGAATCAGAAGTAGAAATTCAAAAGAGGGAGCATGCTGATGAGATAAGGAACCTTAATAGTCAGCATTCAAGAAACGTTCAGAGTTTAGAAAAAGGCCATGACATGCAAGTGTCTCAAACAGCAGTGCAAGAGGTTGCTGTATTAATGAAGGAAGAAACTCAGTGCAGGAGTGACCTTATCAAGATCACTGAAGACAGATTTAAACAGTTGCAAAATGAACTTAAGGGTTCAACAAAGATTCAGAAAGATTTAAAGAGGCAGATCAAGCAGCATGAAAGAATCATCAAGGAAAAGGATAAATACATAAAGGATTTGGAAAATACCAGGTCTGTTAAACCTACTGATCTCTTTCAGTTTAATATTCAGTGGTATGCACACTTATCCCTTCCAGTCAAAATGATCAGGGCTAGTGCCACTATTTTGAAAGACAGAGTGTTTGTAAGTGGAGGGTACCAACAAATTTTTCCTCAAGGAAAGGACTTGAATTCAATTTTAGATTCTTTGGAAAGTGGCAATAGGTTGTTCTGTTTCCACACAACAAAGTGTAGGTATGATTCCATAGCTAGTCCAGTAGTGTTGGGAGGTGTAACCATTGTGAATGGTCAGTGTGTACTGGTCAGTGGAGCTGAAGGAAACACTCTGACTGGgaatgtgtatgtgttgtgtgaggAAGGATCAGATGAGCAATGGAAGAAGTTCAGTGAACCTGTCCCAACTCCTCGGATACTGCCATGTGTTTGCTGTTATCAGGGAAAGTGGTTGATCGTGTGTGGAGGATATACGTGTAAGGAAGGATCCAATCTTTTAGAAGTAGTGAATGTGATGGAGATTCTTGACATCAGGAAAGGAGAATGGTATACATTACCAGATGAGAAGTGCCCTGGTGTGTCCACAGTACTTTGTTGCACTGTAGTTGCTGAAAATTTGTATATCACAGGAGATGGTaaatttttcaagaacaatttTGACAAGGTTACAACAGCTGTCACAAGAAAGTCTGCAAGTGATATACCACAATGGTCTGATGTAGACCTGCAAATAGAAGAGTTAAGAGGTAACCTCCACCCATTCAGTGTTGTAGAGGTTAACGGACAGCCAATGATCATTACTAGTATTAGTGGTAGTGAAGATGATGTGACTTGTGTTCTAATGAAggacacaacagacacatgGAAGAAGATGAGTGAAGCTGTAGAGTGTCAACATTGTTCAGCTGTAGTAGTGACTCCCACACTAGAACTACTCCTGTTTGGAGGATCAGAGAAAGTAGCAAGTGATGAGCCCACTGACATCTGTCAGTGTGGTGCATTGACTCCAAGCTTGAATATACGGG ATTATCCTATTCAGGATACGAGTGAAGAACTTCCTAAACCTACAGCCAACACACTTCATATACAAGGTAGGTATACAGTGTTATGTTGTGTGTGTCTGTTAAGGATGTTATACATATAG
- the LOC136240169 gene encoding uncharacterized protein isoform X1 encodes MVDCNVNQPSYLSFTGPIHTKQFDHKGGTFQSPVHKVSIVVPPNAIDDGEKVTVHMGATTSGPFDLPEDCKLRSAVVWLGSGSDVVLKRSIAVVVPHSAVFTSPQHHSMMEFLTCEDCKGPRYQFEYSSVDCFGIDEDQGWIELYRFAMVAIAASSKCRLTATESDDDDFHEAIEDVELLGASNVRQQETFSKGKTINMPLSRYLAKLFWPRGQLPNSFRADAFYLQNIPTELYRVDILYRKNYYEDNGVYPEIVETEFMIGVSGTELKCVLPCSGSSECDCLTGWNVTQMSDISEIHIGKDKNSHLPYKVDPKKWSFKFTCHQHKADLTCCFVFQGGERIVKGRTDQVPSCLHKRYPSSHNSIPFIVENGVFDKDIAERTDK; translated from the exons ATGGTGGATTGTAATGTGAATCAACCTTCTTATCTATCCTTCACTGGACCCATCCACACTAAACAGTTTGATCACAAAGGAGGAACATTTCAGTCTCCAGTCCACAAAGTATCAATAGTGGTTCCTCCTAATGCTATTGATGATGGTGAGAAGGTTACAGTTCACATGGGAGCCACAACAAGTGGACCATTTGATCTACCTGAAGATTGTAAGCTAAGAAGTGCAGTAGTGTGGCTGGGTAGTGGGAGTGATGTGGTGTTGAAGAGAAGCATAGCAGTGGTAGTACCTCATTCAGCAGTGTTCACTAGTCCCCAACATCACTCCATGATGGAATTTCTGACATGTGAAGATTGTAAAGGTCCCAGGTACCAATTTGAATACTCTTCAGTTGACTGCTTTGGAATTGATGAGGATCAGGGATGGATTGAGCTATACAGATTTGCAATGGTGGCTATTGCTGCCAGTTCCAAATGTAGATTAACTGCAACTGaatctgatgatgatgatttccATGAAGCCATTGAAGATGTTGAATTACTTGGTGCTTCAAATGTGCGTCAACAAGAAACTTTTTCAAAGGGAAAAACAATAAACATGCCTCTGAGTCGATACCTTGCCAAGTTATTTTGGCCTCGTGGACAATTACCCAATTCGTTTAGAGCTGATGCCTTCTATTTACAAAACATCCCCACAGAACTTTATAGG GTTGACATATTGTACAGAAAAAATTATTATGAAGATAATGGAGTATATCCAGAGATTGTAGAGACAGAGTTTATGATCGGTGTAAGTGGTACTGAACTGAAATGTGTACTCCCTTGTAGTGGCTCTAGCGAGTGTGACTGTTTAACTGGTTggaatgtgacccaaatgagcGACATTAGTGAA ATACACATAGGAAAGGATAAGAATAGTCATCTTCCATACAAAGTTGATCCAAAGAAATGGTCATTCAAGTTTACCTGCCATCAACATAAAGCTGATTTGACTTGTTGTTTTGTATTTCAAGGAGGTGAACGGATTGTAAAAGGCCGGACAGATCA GGTTCCATCCTGTCTTCATAAAAGGTACCCTTCAAGTCACAATTCTATCCCCTTCATTGTGGAGAATGGTGTTTTTGATAAGGATATAG CAGAAAGAACTGATAAATGA
- the LOC136240169 gene encoding uncharacterized protein isoform X2: MVDCNVNQPSYLSFTGPIHTKQFDHKGGTFQSPVHKVSIVVPPNAIDDGEKVTVHMGATTSGPFDLPEDCKLRSAVVWLGSGSDVVLKRSIAVVVPHSAVFTSPQHHSMMEFLTCEDCKGPRYQFEYSSVDCFGIDEDQGWIELYRFAMVAIAASSKCRLTATESDDDDFHEAIEDVELLGASNVRQQETFSKGKTINMPLSRYLAKLFWPRGQLPNSFRADAFYLQNIPTELYRVDILYRKNYYEDNGVYPEIVETEFMIGVSGTELKCVLPCSGSSECDCLTGWNVTQMSDISEIHIGKDKNSHLPYKVDPKKWSFKFTCHQHKADLTCCFVFQGGERIVKGRTDQVPSCLHKRYPSSHNSIPFIVENGVFDKDIERTDK, translated from the exons ATGGTGGATTGTAATGTGAATCAACCTTCTTATCTATCCTTCACTGGACCCATCCACACTAAACAGTTTGATCACAAAGGAGGAACATTTCAGTCTCCAGTCCACAAAGTATCAATAGTGGTTCCTCCTAATGCTATTGATGATGGTGAGAAGGTTACAGTTCACATGGGAGCCACAACAAGTGGACCATTTGATCTACCTGAAGATTGTAAGCTAAGAAGTGCAGTAGTGTGGCTGGGTAGTGGGAGTGATGTGGTGTTGAAGAGAAGCATAGCAGTGGTAGTACCTCATTCAGCAGTGTTCACTAGTCCCCAACATCACTCCATGATGGAATTTCTGACATGTGAAGATTGTAAAGGTCCCAGGTACCAATTTGAATACTCTTCAGTTGACTGCTTTGGAATTGATGAGGATCAGGGATGGATTGAGCTATACAGATTTGCAATGGTGGCTATTGCTGCCAGTTCCAAATGTAGATTAACTGCAACTGaatctgatgatgatgatttccATGAAGCCATTGAAGATGTTGAATTACTTGGTGCTTCAAATGTGCGTCAACAAGAAACTTTTTCAAAGGGAAAAACAATAAACATGCCTCTGAGTCGATACCTTGCCAAGTTATTTTGGCCTCGTGGACAATTACCCAATTCGTTTAGAGCTGATGCCTTCTATTTACAAAACATCCCCACAGAACTTTATAGG GTTGACATATTGTACAGAAAAAATTATTATGAAGATAATGGAGTATATCCAGAGATTGTAGAGACAGAGTTTATGATCGGTGTAAGTGGTACTGAACTGAAATGTGTACTCCCTTGTAGTGGCTCTAGCGAGTGTGACTGTTTAACTGGTTggaatgtgacccaaatgagcGACATTAGTGAA ATACACATAGGAAAGGATAAGAATAGTCATCTTCCATACAAAGTTGATCCAAAGAAATGGTCATTCAAGTTTACCTGCCATCAACATAAAGCTGATTTGACTTGTTGTTTTGTATTTCAAGGAGGTGAACGGATTGTAAAAGGCCGGACAGATCA GGTTCCATCCTGTCTTCATAAAAGGTACCCTTCAAGTCACAATTCTATCCCCTTCATTGTGGAGAATGGTGTTTTTGATAAGGATATAG AAAGAACTGATAAATGA
- the LOC136240152 gene encoding uncharacterized protein: MAPETLKHKPTYDAKLDVFSFGCTIIHLVTEKFPTPSDQFVSCGLGNSFKKVAEVARRKEFIDMMVSNILLQQIVLQCLHDEPSSRPDISYVCAELTRHIKKLETESPDSAHRYKQDKLSLLQSFQSHINQLERNRKLIDELNQERDIKIDYITKKEDYINTLELKFEDTQKKLEKSEKTAFSLTRTNESLQNSLAQKDEESKLITETCQNQVDRLRKDLDVKQEEAKAADLKCTSLQNKVDDLQIKLKDEKLDLSLEKQKVLKLEGQLQSLSSLADQQKQELDMIKESSAKEKEQTLSSLLDHYNSELAIIKENLRKEKDSHGLQLSELETKLKMECDKAITEKCAEKEEIIGELRKKLEEKEYQLNEVVKSLQNCKSKDTQPPQVTNKVTDPGTKLHQWLLELQHVNETKHEQLQQQQLSYTKTFKLQDAKVSAVQAQMADLKKKSVKQKQQLEEKSYRLSTLESSLNELQESFSARGEKLKSLEGENGTLKKLLETNDRLQRNFEKVIKSKEDSLKQRDEELQLQKKEHADELNKLHTQYTREIEDLRKDNEMYKSQTGQGEVSMLLEEDTQYMSDLTKISEEKFKKQENEITNLLKEHEDFKRQIKHHEFNFKEKIQYIEQLEKKSFDMHSSQYYFSITWYPYMSLPLSRIRPSAVVIKEKVFITGGYHDIDPQDEDVTSYLDSFKDKTEVFCFHIGKCRCDSIVSPVVLGGVAGVNGQCVLVGGVEGNTLTGNVYGLCEEGSDEQWKKFSEPVPTPRIMPCVYCYSERWMIVCGGYACKKGSNLLEAVNVIEILDITKQEWHVLPDAQCPGVSTILCCTVAGENLYVVGNCKLFKCNTNKLITAVTKKSDDSVLLWSEIETQVETMNGGLHPFSIIDVNGQLMIIASVSGRKDDVTCVLMKDTTNTWRKMSEAVECQHCSAVVVAPTLELLLFGGSEKVSMDIATGISQKGILIPILSLYDIQPVQKGSKELVSQDTLPSVQGDALHDIPDIAYQPPAVSFTGPIHTKQFDHKGGTFQSPVHKVSIVVPPNAIDDGEKVTVYMGATTSGPFDLPEDCKLRSAVVWLGSESDVVLKRSIAVVVPHSAVFTIPQHHSMMRFLTCEDCEGPRYKFRYSQNQFEIDEEQGWMELTKFSMVAIAVSPDYSLDDEGIQCSYEEDVESDDGDEFHEALEDVQAISAPKIHRQRSSPREKQLEMPPARYLAILFWPRGQFYSLFRADIYYLQNIPTELYKVEILHRKAYYEDNGAYPEIVETEFMIDGDGTELKCVLPCSGSSECDCLSGWSVTQMNDISEVYLEKNSLNYKIDPVRFSFTFNCCDPKQDLVCCFEFQGAEPMIRSSVIQVPDCLQNRYESPINQVPFIIQMMVHDDKISEEQVDTHHMAVQDEEGPVIDSPHVKNLL, from the exons ATGGCTCCTGAGACTCTTAAGCACAAACCAACATATGATGCAAAGTTGGATGTGTTTTCATTTGGCTGCACCATTATTCACCTGGTTACTGAAAAGTTTCCCACTCCATCTGACCAGTTTGTATCATGTGGACTAGGAAATTCTTTTAAAAAGGTTGCTGAAGTTGCCAGGAGGAAAGAGTTTATTGATATGATGGTTAGTAATATTTTACTGCAGCAAATTGTTCTACAATGTTTGCATGATGAACCTTCTTCTAGACCGGATATATCTTATGTTTGTGCAGAGTTGACAAGGCACATCAAAAAGTTGGAAACTGAATCACCAGATTCAGCTCACCGGTACAAGCAAGACAAACTATCACTGTTGCAATCGTTTCAGTCTCACATTAATCAACTGGAAAGAAACAGAAAATTAATTGATGAACTCAACCAAGAGAGAGATATAAAAATAGATTATATTACCAAGAAAGAAGATTACATAAACACACTAGAATTGAAGTTCGAAGATACACAGAAGAAGTTGGAAAAGAGTGAAAAGACTGCTTTTAGTCTTACACGAACAAATGAATCTTTACAAAATAGTCTAGCCCAAAAGGATGAAGAAAGCAAGCTAATAACTGAAACCTGTCAAAATCAAGTTGACAGGTTGCGAAAAGATTTAGATGTGAAACAAGAGGAGGCCAAAGCAGCTGATTTAAAGTGCACAAGTCTACAAAACAAAGTTGATGATTTGCAAATTAAATTGAAAGATGAAAAACTTGATCTGTCATTAGAAAAGCAGAAGGTTTTAAAGTTAGAAGGTCAGTTACAAAGTCTTAGCAGCTTGgcagatcagcagaaacaagaGTTGGACATGattaaagagagttcagcaaaaGAGAAAGAGCAAACTTTGAGCAGTTTGTTAGATCACTACAATTCAGAGTTAGCTATAATTAAAGAGAATTTAAGGAAAGAGAAAGATAGTCATGGTCTACAGCTGTCAGAGTTGGAAACAAAACTGAAAATGGAGTGTGACAAAGCAATAACTGAGAAATGTGCAGAAAAAGAAGAAATAATTGGTGAACTACGAAAGAAACTGGAGGAGAAGGAATATCAGTTGAATGAAGTAGTAAAAAGCCTCCAAAATTGCAAGTCAAAGGACACTCAACCACCTCAAGTGACAAATAAAGTGACTGATCCAGGTACAAAGCTACACCAGTGGCTTCTAGAGTTACAGCATGTAAATGAGACTAAACATGAACAACTACAGCAACAACAGTTGTCATATACCAAAACATTTAAACTCCAAGATGCAAAGGTTTCTGCTGTACAGGCTCAAATGGCAGATTTAAAGAAGAAATCTGTTAAACAAAAGCAACAGCTTGAGGAGAAATCTTATCGTTTGAGTACACTGGAATCATCTCTCAATGAACTACAAGAATCATTTTCTGCAAGAGGAGAGAAACTGAAATCTTTAGAGGGTGAAAATGGTACTCTAAAAAAACTGTTGGAAACTAATGATAGGCTGCAAAGAAACTTTGAAAAGGTTATTAAAAGCAAGGAAGATTCATTGAAACAAAGGGATGAAGAACTCCAGTTACAAAAGAAAGAACATGCAGATGAATTGAATAAGCTCCATACACAGTATACACGAGAAATTGAAGATTTACGCAAAGACAATGAAATGTACAAGTCACAAACTGGTCAAGGAGAGGTCAGTATGTTACTGGAAGAAGACACTCAGTACATGTCTGATCTTACCAAAATTTCTGAAGAGAAGTTCAAAAAGCAGGAAAATGAAATTACAAATTTGCTTAAAGAACATGAAGATTTTAAACGACAAATCAAGCACCATGAATTCAACTTCAAAGAAAAGATACAGTACATTGAACAACTGGAAAAGAAAAGTTTTGACATGCACTCATCACAATACTATTTCAGCATCACCTGGTACCCTTACATGTCACTGCCTTTGAGTAGAATTAGGCCTAGTGCTGTTGTTATCAAGGAAAAAGTGTTCATAACTGGAGGATACCATGATATTGATCCTCAAGATGAAGATGTTACTTCTTACTTGGATTCTTTTAAAGATAAGACTGAAGTATTCTGTTTCCACATAGGAAAATGTAGGTGTGATTCCATAGTTAGTCCAGTAGTGTTAGGAGGTGTAGCAGGTGTGAATGGTCAGTGTGTATTGGTCGGTGGAGTTGAAGGGAACACTCTGACAGGGAATGTGTATGGGTTGTGTGAGGAAGGATCAGATGAGCAATGGAAGAAGTTCAGTGAACCTGTCCCAACACCTCGGATAATGCCATGTGTGTATTGTTATAGTGAGAGGTGGATGATCGTGTGTGGAGGATATGCGTGTAAGAAAGGATCAAATTTGTTAGAAGCTGTGAATGTAATAGAGATCCTTGACATTACTAAGCAAGAATGGCATGTGCTACCAGATGCACAGTGTCCTGGTGTGTCCACAATACTCTGCTGCACTGTAGCTGGTGAAAATTTGTATGTTGTTGGAAATTGTAAACTCTTTAAGTgcaatacaaacaaattaataaCAGCTGTCACGAAAAAGTCTGATGATAGTGTGCTACTCTGGTCTGAGATTGAAACACAGGTAGAAACAATGAATGGAGGCCTCCACCCCTTTAGTATAATAGATGTGAATGGACAGCTAATGATTATTGCCAGTGTTAGTGGTAGAAAAGATGATGTGACTTGTGTTCTAATGAAGGACACAACAAACACATGGAGGAAGATGAGCGAAGCTGTAGAGTGTCAACATTGTTCAGCTGTGGTAGTGGCTCCCACACTAGAACTACTCCTATTTGGAGGATCTGAGAAGGTGTCTATGGATATTGCAACTGGTATATCTCAGAAAGGCATTTTAATTCCAATTTTAAGTTTATATG ATATTCAACCTGTGCAAAAAGGGAGCAAAGAATTAGTGTCACAAGATACTCTACCCTCTGTACAAG GTGATGCTTTACATGATATTCCTGACATTGCTTATCAACCTCCAGCTGTCTCCTTTACTGGACCCATCCACACTAAACAATTTGACCACAAAGGAGGAACATTTCAGTCTCCAGTTCACAAAGTATCAATTGTAGTTCCTCCTAATGCTATTGATGATGGTGAGAAGGTTACAGTTTACATGGGAGCCACAACAAGTGGACCATTTGATCTACCTGAAGATTGTAAGCTAAGAAGTGCAGTAGTGTGGCTGGGTAGTGAGAGTGATGTAGTGTTGAAAAGAAGCATAGCAGTGGTAGTACCTCATTCAGCAGTGTTCACTATTCCCCAACATCACTCCATGATGAGGTTTCTAACATGTGAGGATTGTGAAGGTCCCAGGTACAAGTTTAGGTATTCTCAGAATCAATTTGAAATCGACGAAGAACAGGGCTGGATGGAACTGACTAAATTTTCAATGGTAGCCATTGCTGTTAGCCCTGACTACTCTTTGGATGATGAAGGAATTCAGTGTAGCTATGAAGAAGATGTGGAATCTGATGATGGTGATGAATTCCATGAAGCTCTTGAAGATGTTCAAGCAATCAGTGCACCAAAAATACATCGTCAAAGAAGTTCTCCTAGAGAAAAACAACTTGAAATGCCACCAGCTAGATACCTTGCCATATTGTTTTGGCCTCGCGGACAATTTTACAGTTTATTCAGAGCTGatatttattatttacaaaatattccCACTGAGCTTTATAAG GTTGAGATTTTACATAGAAAAGCTTACTATGAAGATAATGGAGCCTATCCAGAAATTGTGGAGACAGAATTTATGATTGATGGTGATGGTACTGAACTGAAGTGTGTACTCCCTTGTAGTGGCTCTAGTGAGTGTGACTGTTTATCTGGTTGGAGTGTGACTCAAATGAATGACATCAGTGAA GTATATTTAGAGAAAAACAGTTTGAACTACAAAATTGACCCAGTGCGATTCTCATTCACATTCAACTGCTGTGACCCCAAACAGGATCTGGTGTGTTGCTTTGAATTTCAAGGAGCTGAACCAATGATTAGAAGTTCAGTAATCCA GGTACCAGATTGTTTGCAAAACAGATATGAATCACCTATTAACCAAGTCCCCTTCATAATTCAAATGATGGTTCATGATGATAAAATTTCAG AAGAGCAGGTGGACACTCATCACATGGCTGTACAAGATGAGGAAG GTCCTGTGATTGACAGCCCTCATGTGAAGAACCTGTTATAA